In Deinococcus aerolatus, one DNA window encodes the following:
- a CDS encoding manganese-dependent inorganic pyrophosphatase produces MLPVFGHLNPDTDAIASALVYARLLTRQGTAAQAFCLGDLNLETPFVLGRAGVEAPALLPQLEAGTAVALVDHNESAQSTPNLGDLQVTRVVDHHKLGDLTTMQPAWLRFEPVGCTATLLLKLHREARLSVEPTDAWLMLSAILSDTLHFRSPTTTPDDREAVAFLAPIAGVRDVGAYALEMFAAKSDLGDTPAAELLKMDYKVFPFGDPLAPQRWGLGVIETTNPGYVFGRQAELLDAMRAARTRDGLDGVLLGVVDILNETNRVLVAGEAEAAVVQAAFGMPTVGDVADLGHRISRKKQIVPALEKHFEAQA; encoded by the coding sequence ATGCTTCCCGTGTTCGGACACCTCAATCCAGATACCGACGCCATCGCCTCTGCACTGGTCTACGCCCGCCTGCTGACCCGTCAGGGAACTGCAGCCCAGGCCTTCTGCCTGGGTGACCTGAATCTCGAGACGCCGTTCGTGCTGGGGCGGGCCGGGGTGGAGGCTCCGGCACTGCTGCCCCAGCTGGAGGCGGGAACGGCGGTGGCACTGGTGGACCACAATGAGAGCGCCCAGTCCACGCCCAATCTGGGCGACCTGCAGGTGACGCGGGTGGTTGACCATCACAAGCTGGGCGACCTGACCACCATGCAGCCCGCGTGGCTGCGGTTCGAGCCGGTGGGCTGTACCGCCACCCTGCTGCTGAAACTACACCGCGAGGCCCGGCTGAGCGTGGAGCCCACCGACGCCTGGCTGATGCTCAGCGCGATTCTCAGCGACACCCTGCATTTCCGCAGCCCCACCACCACCCCGGATGACCGCGAGGCGGTGGCATTTCTGGCGCCGATTGCCGGGGTGCGCGACGTGGGGGCCTATGCCCTGGAGATGTTCGCGGCCAAGAGCGATCTGGGCGACACGCCCGCTGCCGAGCTGTTGAAGATGGATTACAAGGTCTTTCCCTTCGGGGACCCGCTTGCGCCGCAGCGCTGGGGCCTGGGCGTGATCGAGACGACCAATCCCGGTTATGTTTTCGGACGGCAGGCCGAGCTACTGGACGCCATGCGGGCGGCGCGGACCAGGGACGGTCTGGACGGCGTGCTGCTGGGCGTGGTGGACATTCTGAACGAGACCAACCGTGTGCTGGTGGCGGGCGAGGCCGAAGCGGCGGTGGTGCAGGCTGCGTTTGGCATGCCCACGGTGGGCGACGTAGCCGATCTGGGCCACCGGATCAGCCGCAAGAAACAGATCGTTCCGGCGCTGGAAAAACACTTTGAGGCGCAGGCCTGA